TCCCCGGCCCGTCCCTGCTCTGTTCCTATGGCCCCTCCGCCGCCTTCCTCTACGGGGCCGGGCCGCGCTCCTTCCCCTACGGGTTCCTGCGCCCCAGCTCCCCTACGGGTTCCCGGGCCCCGCTTCTTCCCCTACGGGCTCCCGCGCTTGCCGCCCCCCTGCCGGTGGCGGGCTGCTGAGGCGATCGTGGCGCGTGCCTCCTGTGCTGACAGGCCGGTGTGGCGGGCGGCCTCCGTCAGCCGGGCGGCGAGTTCCTGGCCGAGGCCGGACTCGTCGGCGCGGCAGGCGGCCCAGAAGAGGCGGGCATTGCGCTGGCCGGCCGGGGAGGTACGGACGAAGCGTACGAGCGCCGCTGCGGACTGGGGCGGGACGCCGGGCGGGGGCTCGCGGCGGGCGGACGGGGGCGGGGCCGTGAGGAGCGCGAGCAGGGTGTTCGGTACGGGGGCGGGACGCCGGGGTGCGTCCGGCGCCAGGGTGTAGTGCCCGCGGACGGTGAGTGAGCCGGGGCCCACGAGATAGCCGCCTGCGCCGCGGACGTCGATGCCGGGCGCGAGCCGGCCGGCCGAATTCGCAATGACGGGGGACGGCGGGCCGGTGAGCCAGAGGTGGCGGCCGCCGCTGGGGGTGAGGACCGTGATCGTGGGCGGGATCGGGAAGCCGTGCTGTTCGGCGAGGAAGCGGAGGGCGGTCAGGCCGTCGGCGCCGTGCTTGGTGTCGAGGTCGATGCCGATGAGGTGGTGCGGGGGCCGTCCGCAGGCGAGGCCGTAACCGGTGGCCCAAGGGGCGGCGGCGAACATGCGGCGGATGGTGAGCGGGTCCGTACTCGCGTCGTGTACGCCGTGCCCGAGCCGGCCGCACTCGCCGCGGCAGGTCGGGACCTCGGGGTGCCCGCGGTGCGGGGACCGGAGGGCCGGAAGTTTGTTGCGGGTCAGTGGGAAGACGGGATAGCCGCGTTCGGCGGCAAGGAGGGCGTGGGCGAGGGCCGCGGCGTGCGCGTCTGTGGCGTGCGCATCCGCGGGCCCCGTGGGGTCATGGGGCCTGGTGAGTCCGGTGCGCCCGGCGCCGCCGGTGGGGTGGAGGGCGAGGGGAGGCGGCTCGGGACGGTCCTCCGGCGGTGCGTCGGGCCGGTCCTCGCTCAGCGGCTCGGATCGGACCTCCGTCGGTGGGCCGGCCGACGTCCCGGTGTCCGGTGGGCCTACGGGTTGGCCGGCCTTTGGTGTGCGGGCCGGTGCGTCGGCGTTCGGCGGGCCGGCCGGTCTGCCGGTGTTCGGTGTGCAGACCGGTGTTCCGGTGGCCGGCGGGGCGGTCGGTCTGCCGGCTGGTGTTCCGGTCGGTGTGCCGGTCGGTGTGCCGGTGGGGCGTCCATGGCGGCGGTGCAAGGCCATGGATCTATTTTCGTACGAATGTTCGACGATGGGAAGGGGGGCGTGCGTGAACCGGTTCGCGCGCCGGTTGTGGTGGCCGGGCGTGTAGGGCGTGCGGACGCGTGGCGGGCGGGACGTGGTGGGGGTGCTGTGGCGCCGACGGGCCGCCGACGGGGAGGTTCGTGCGCCGGCCGGGGTTTACCCGGGCTTCCTCATGCTTGCGGGGGAATCGGCTCTTCGTGGCGGGTTCGCCGGGGATTGATGGGCAAGCCTGAGTGCGCGACGTCGAAGCGAACGTCGTGGCAGTTGGCCAACTGTCCGGTGAACAAGCGGAGTTCCATCGATCCAAGCAGCCGGAGCAGCCCGGAGCAGTGGAAGCAGCCCGAGCAGCCCGAGCGGCGGGAGCAGGCCGAGCAGCCCGAGCAGCCCGAGCAGCCCGAGCAGCCCGAGCAGTACAAACGATCCAAGCAGCCAGACGATCCACAAGCAGCCCAAGCGACTCAAGCGACTCAAGCGATCCGAGTGGTCCGAACGATCCAGGTAACCCGACCGATCCAAGCGATCCCAGCGGCCCGAGTGATCCAGTAGTCGTGTTCCGTAGGAGGAAGAGACATGGCACGTACCCGCACCGCCCGCGTCATCGCCGTTGCTGCCGCACTGCCTTTCGCGGCCGCACTCTTCACGGGCGTGGCGCAGGCCGACAACGGCGGCTTCGCGACGGGTGGGTCGAGCTCGGCGGCGACGAGTCAGACGGGAACCGGTGTCGGGGGCAGCAACTCCGGTAACGCCACCACCGGTCAGCAGGTCGCCAATGGCGCCGGCGCCTCCAATCAGAACAACACCGCGAGCGTGAACGGCTCCGGCCCCACGCGTATCGACCAGACCAACGCCACCGTCAACTTCACCAACCTCTGGTGACCTGGCCCGCCGTAAGGGGAGGCGGCGGCTGACCGAGGGGTGATACGTCAGGGGCGGCACGGAGAGAATGGGGCTTCTCCGGGGTTCACTGCGCCGACCTTGACAGCGAGCGGGTTTCTGACGGACAGTCAGAAACCCGCTCGCTCGTTCGTGCGCCGGGACCCTGCGTTCGTCCGCCGGGGCCCTGTGCACCGGACGTACGGCCACCAGAAGGGGAGCCGCCGACGTGCACCTCGCCCCCACCGCGCGCCAGGAGCAGCTGCGCACCGAACTCCGTTCGTACTTCCGCGAGGTGCTGCCGGACGGGCCGGTCGAGGACCCCGTCCAGCAGCGGGCGGTGCTCCGCCGGATCGGCGCCGACGGCATGCTGGGACTGGGGTGGCCGACCGAGTACGGCGGGCAGGGCCGCGGCGCCGACGAGCAGTTCGTCTTCTTCGACGAGGCGTATCGCGCGGGCGCCCCCGTCTCGATGGTCACCCTCAACACCGTCGGCCCGACCCTGATGAAATACGGCACCCGGCGCCAGAAGGACTACTTCCTGCCGCGCATCCTCAGTGGTGAGCTCGTTTTCGCGATCGGCTATACGGAACCCGAGGCCGGCACTGACCTCGCCGCGCTCCGCACCCGCGCGACCAGAGTCGTGACGGGAGGGGCGGCAGGAAGGGCGGCAGGAGGGGCGACGGGCGGGGCGACGGGCGGCGCGACCAGAGACACGGCGAGAGGGACGGCAAGAGCGACGGGCGATGGCGACGACCACTGGCTGATCAACGGCGCCAAGAGCTTCACCAGCAACGCCCACCGTGCCGACTGGATCTGGCTCGCCTGCCGCACCGACCCCGACGCCCCCCGGCACCAGGGCATCTCGATCATCCTCGTGCCCACCGACGCCCCCGGTTTCTCCTGGACGCCGATCGAGACGGTCGGCGGGCTGACGACCACTGCCACCCACTACGACGACATCCGCGTCCCGGCGGGGAACCTCGTAGGGGAGGAGAACGCCGGCTGGCGACTGATCACGCACCAGCTCAACCATGAGCGCGTGGCATTGGCGGCGATCGGTATGCAGGCCGAGGACGCCTTCGAGGCGGCGCTGGCTCATGCCCGTACGCCGGATGCGGTGACCGGTGAGCGGCCCGCCGACCGTCCATGGGTGCGGTCCCGGCTCGCCGAGGCGCACGCCCGGCTGGCCGCCACCCGGCTGCTGAACTGGCGGTTGGTCGGCGACGTGGGCGCCGGGACGCTCGGGCCCGGCGACGCCGCCGGCGTCAAGTTCGCCGGGACGGAGAGCGCCGTCGAGGTCTACCGGATGTGCCAGGAGGTGGTGGGCGACGCCGCCCTGGTGCGGGCCGGTTCGCCGGGTGCCTTCGGGGACGGCGAGCTGGAGCGGATGAACCGCGCGGCGCAGATCAACACCTTCGGGGGCGGCGTGAGCGAAGTCCAGCGGGAGATCGTCGCGTCCATGCGGCTGGGGATGCGGCTGGGAAAGCGGAGAGGGCGGTGATGAGCCAGGTGCAGCTCACCCACGAGCAGCTCAAGGCCTACGAGGGCCGGCCGACCGGGACCGCCGGCGTGGGAAAGGACCTGGTCAACGAGCCGATGATCCGGCACTGGTGCGAGGCCGTGGGCGACGCCAACCCCGCCTACCGGGGGCCGGACGCCATCGCTCCGCCGGCCATGCTGCAGGTCTGGACGATGGGTGGCCTCTCCGGCCAC
This portion of the Streptomyces sp. 2114.4 genome encodes:
- a CDS encoding acyl-CoA dehydrogenase family protein, whose product is MHLAPTARQEQLRTELRSYFREVLPDGPVEDPVQQRAVLRRIGADGMLGLGWPTEYGGQGRGADEQFVFFDEAYRAGAPVSMVTLNTVGPTLMKYGTRRQKDYFLPRILSGELVFAIGYTEPEAGTDLAALRTRATRVVTGGAAGRAAGGATGGATGGATRDTARGTARATGDGDDHWLINGAKSFTSNAHRADWIWLACRTDPDAPRHQGISIILVPTDAPGFSWTPIETVGGLTTTATHYDDIRVPAGNLVGEENAGWRLITHQLNHERVALAAIGMQAEDAFEAALAHARTPDAVTGERPADRPWVRSRLAEAHARLAATRLLNWRLVGDVGAGTLGPGDAAGVKFAGTESAVEVYRMCQEVVGDAALVRAGSPGAFGDGELERMNRAAQINTFGGGVSEVQREIVASMRLGMRLGKRRGR
- a CDS encoding bifunctional DNA primase/polymerase, with translation MSEDRPDAPPEDRPEPPPLALHPTGGAGRTGLTRPHDPTGPADAHATDAHAAALAHALLAAERGYPVFPLTRNKLPALRSPHRGHPEVPTCRGECGRLGHGVHDASTDPLTIRRMFAAAPWATGYGLACGRPPHHLIGIDLDTKHGADGLTALRFLAEQHGFPIPPTITVLTPSGGRHLWLTGPPSPVIANSAGRLAPGIDVRGAGGYLVGPGSLTVRGHYTLAPDAPRRPAPVPNTLLALLTAPPPSARREPPPGVPPQSAAALVRFVRTSPAGQRNARLFWAACRADESGLGQELAARLTEAARHTGLSAQEARATIASAARHRQGGGKRGSP